TTTAGGGGTGAAACTTCAAATAGAAATTTGAAGTATGAACCCCATGATCACAAACAGTGCAAAGTTGCAatgcagccattttgttttccttctcatTTCAGGTGAAATACTTGCAGCCAGTGGAGTCAATAAGGCAGGCATCAGTGCATCTGAGTTGCCCAAATGATCTGCAACACACATGGAACATTATTTAACATAGTAAAAGAAGATCATACTGCATCGTGGCTGCTGGCTCTAGCAGTTTAGACATGAAAGAGGCCCTTCCCAAGGTCAAACTATCCCTTTAGGAAATCGTGCCTATTTTTGCTTAATTAGGTGAAGAGATTCATgtcaaattttatttacatagaacaaaacataacaaatcacAAATTTCCCTTATGGGTATTTACAATCTGTACAACACCTTCTTCCCTGTTGTGTCTGTCCCTAAGATCAGACTGTTGGTACTCTCATGTCTGTTTCTTACAGTATATGAAGCTAGAAGCAAAAGGCATTTAACTTATCCaaggataaaaagaaatcatttctACCAGCAACTCTGAAATTCACTATTAAACACATTATATCTGTTTTTTACAATAACTGACAGCTAGGCAAACCATCTACTAGGTTGAGCCTCATAATGAGTGTACAGACATGAGTATGTTATTGGTTTTTCGCTAATTCCAAAAATGTTCAACTGTTTCCCAAAGCACAAGTATAAATTGTGTGGAGTTGTGTCATTTAGGTATCTTCAAACAAAGCACAGTAACTGGTTCCAGGACAATGCACCAACATCTGTGGATTGATTCAGGAacattacagtaaaagtacagtacTTCAATCTAGTGACCTTTACAGTCCCCTGGATGTTTGCAGTATGAATGTGCTGCtgattaaaaaggaaatgcataGTGCTTTCTTGGCACACAGGGTCTCTGAGAAATGTTGGCATGTAGTAATAAGGTGTATAAAATTAATAGGCACttgttgtatgtttgtttatCCACAATGACAGTGAACATACCCAGGAAGGTAGGATTTGCAGGTCTGATAACCAAAGTCCTTTCCATCGCACTCCTCCATGCCTTCATGTCGGTAGCCATCTCCACAGTAGGCCCACTTACAGTCTGAAGTGACGTATGGTGAGGATGAGGAGATGAGGAGAGTGTAGTGAGAGAGCCAGAGAgggaagggagagagaagacattACAAATTGCTTTGGCACTCGTGTGTGTTTCAGCATTGCCGATACAGCATTTTCCCAATAATTTAATTGAAGTAGAGAGTAGTGAGAGGgaggcagaaaaacagaggGTGAGATTAATGAAAGATCAAGGAAAGGTTTTACAGTGCTTTTATCCTCTGCCATGGGAGCTAAGACTCTGTGGTATACTATGGTTAGGCACTGCAAGGCATTATGAACAGCTGTGGATGTGACagcattgtgtttgtgcagcaaaaATCTAACCTACTTTGCACTTAGAGTGTAGTTCTGTTGTTATGGACAGTAGATTTGAGGTAAATTTATGGTACATTGTACATTACAGGAACACTGTCAAGTTTGGGATTAGTATAATTTACAAAGGcttgtgtttttagcattttgctTTGGCTCTACTGTACTGGGCATTTCTgctgtgtgcaaaaaaaaaaaaaaaaaaagcatgttactCACTGAGACAGGAATCAGTCACAATCTGGTTTCCATCATCACACTCCTCTCCGTGCTGGGCCTGCACCTTTCCGTCACCACACACGCCAATTCTCTCTGGGAGTTTCTCTGTGGACTGGAATGGCTGGAAGGGCTAGATGAAttgtaaaagacaaaaccagTGTTGGCTTATCAGGTACTAGGAATGATAGACAGTGAGCTTGTGTTGTGGGATCTGCAGATAAAAAGGGCCTAATCCGGTGGAAAAGATCTATGCAGCCTGGTGCATAAAGTAGATGTACAATAATCGTTTTCAACAAAACGCTTCATAATTTGATCAAAAACTGAACTCAAAGTCCATGTAACCAGACCTTATAGTCTTCTTCAGATCATAATACATTGCCATTAGCCAAGTTGCATAGTTTTGAGCTGCATGTACTAGTTTGCAACAGTTTGTAGATTACAGGTTGCAGCATCAACGATTTGATAATCTGTAAAGTGACAGTTCAGTATTTGCCAATTGCATAAATCTCTAAAGGTCTCCACCTGTATGGCCTTCCATCCATCCTTGTCTTTAAAGTATAGAATCCTCTGATCCTTCCTGAATGCTATTGCATTGTCTAGATATAGACGTTTCATCTCCTCCTCGCTGCTGATGACAAATATCTATGCACATACATAAGGGGGTAATAAATGATTAATCCAACATTGACATACAGTCACTTTAAAAGATTATGTTGTGAAGAATAACTTTCTTACTGCAGGGACTTTACTGGGGCCACCACGTTGTGTGTAGCTTCCAAATGGAGCATTATTGGCTCGGTCACAGTCACAGTTACCTGGTGGACCTGGGAGACccttctctcccttttctcctaCTAGATAAAGACCTGCAAGAGACACCAAGAGTATGGCAATAACGGTGGAAATACCCACATGGATACAATATAGTAAAAGGTGAATTGTGTATAAGTAACCTGAGGCAGGTGGACCAGGTGGCCCCGGTTGACCATTGGGACCTGGGGGGCCTGGGGGGCCCATGACTCCTGGGGCTCCTGTCTCACCCTTCATTCCctgcacaacacacaatacaaaacaaatacgGTAATATCATTTAAAAGGAACCAATTATTTTTGCTCATCTTTTACTCGCCTGTTTCCCTCTCTTCCCAGGTCGCCCAGTGGGACCTCTCTTCCCTGGGACTCCTGGCTCTCCTTTTGGTCCCTGCTCACCCTGGCAGACAAGCAAAGTTGTGGGATAATCAGCTTAAATCACACTTGTAAATGTCCTTATTGCCTAATTAGTTTTACCTTCTGGCCAAGCATCCCAGGCAAACCAATGGAACCCTGAATACGGACAAAATGAGAACTTGATGTGAGAAAAGTCATTATCTTAGGACAGAGGGGACtcataaaatgtacagtgttcATTTAATCTGACTCTAAGATATGTTGAAATGCACTTTGGATTCAAACCAATACTTGAAGACGCTGTTATAGAGGATTTAACCACCTAGTTAAATGATGAGGTCCATTACCACACAGTTGGGCATAAATGGGCTAAATATAGTTACACAACACAACACTTTCCAAAACAATTTCTGGACCTGCAATAAAAGAAAGTAGGTTTCTCTCAAACCTTATCGCCTTTTGGTCCTGATGACCCAGATTCACCACGAgccccctttaaaaaaaaaaaaaacacaataggaaaggaagagaaagattAAATGGAAGATATacatttaacatacagtatgatgtgTGATTCTGAACTTACCTTCTCTCCTTTGTAACCAGGTAAACCCTGAAAAGACATGTGAGGAATGTAAGAGCAAATTagactgaaaaaaatgcaacGTGTTCAACATGTTTGGGACTGTGTGTATACTATGATTCTGTAAAGAGGTGAATAACCTTTGTCCCTGGTGGTCCCCTTAGGCCTGGCAGTCCCATGAGTCCTGCATCTCCTTTCTCACCCTAAACAAAAAGTACACACAAATCATCTGTCACTTTATTTGTGATGTGCCATATGTTCTACATATCTGAAGAATGTCAAAATGGTTAATACACTGCTCTGCACCAGTAAGGAAAGCTCTAAACAGTCAGGcgccatcatatataaaagacctcttagttccatatcatcccagtaggcCACTTCcatctcagaatgcagacctatttgtggttcccagaatttccaaaggtagaatgggaagcAGATGCCCACTCTACTTTttagtctaggcttaaaactttcctctttgatGAAGCTTATACTtacttatagttatgctgctataggcttagactgctgggggacccaccgcctgatgcactgagctcctttcctcttcttgaacctctctcctctcaccccataATGgtcactctgtgtgttttctccagtagttgtctttctccgtctgtctccctctctctgtccctttctgcaggtgtccccagctttgaagttgtgtgtttccaatgtgcagctactggtcctaccaccctgcccgatgttttgttgttgctttttgttgctcttttcttttctctctccactttccactcaccccaaccggtcaaggcagatggccgccaaccctgagcctggttcggttggaggtttcttctgttacagggagttttttctctccactgttgcccagggcttgttcaaggggggaTTTTTGGgctttctctatacatcttagAATAAAGACTCATAGAATAAAGACTATTATtctataaagtgccttgagaggactttgttgtgaattggcgctatatacataaagttgaattgaattgcattTGCACAGAAATCTATCAGAACTTGGAGGGATATCATGATACCTACCTTTGGTCCCTCTGGCCCAGGCCATCCTGGAAATCCTTGTTTCCCTGGTAGGCCTGGAGCGCCAGTACGACCCTATAGAGACACACTTATTATTAAGAGATGCTGGTATTTGTTTCAATAACAAAGTAAGTcagatttgttgtttaaatacaagaaacaaaaagtatttgtcaAAGCAATTTTAGTGAAAAGAGCTAGCCTGGCTTTGTCCAGACATTATAAAATCCACCAACtggcacatttaaaacatactaAATAATAACTCTTTCAAAAATGACTAATTGTGGTTTTGTAGGTGCTGAGCTATATCTTTGCTAAAATCAATAACTTAATGGAGCTGtgtcacctttttgtttttgttttttttttgtcctttcggcatATGCCTTCagttcaggttcgccacagcggatcattgtccgcatgccCTTCCCAGAGACAGAGATCGAACAaccgaccctgtggtccgtggatgactgacaactgagctacagccgctaATGGTGCTTTGTTACCTGGCAGCTTCATTTAGTACTGAGCTTTTCATCTAAATTTCTAAATAAGTGCATTTTTAGAACATACAAGTATTCCCCAATTTCTAAGTGATTTCTAATGCCAGCACAGAACATATTATGCAAAGCTGTAACAATGCCATTGAGGTTTGCTAATTAGAGGACAGGAACAATTGATCATGCAGGAAAtccaaaaatattacataaaacgCTCACATCTCCATGGCACCTGGAGTATCCTAGGGCTCTTGCCATGCTAGCAGTGCGCTCTCATTTAGCTGCCTGTCATTAAAACAGCAGCCTGTAGAGACACTATGGACCTGCTGCTGCTTGGAGTGATTTATCATGGAGAGCAAAAGCACTTAGGAAGATTAAAGTGCAGAAGTTGAGTGCTGGAGAGGCTGGATCAGCAGGACTGGAGTCAAGTATGGGGGCTTGTGGAGTCAGGccaaggagaggaggagagagacaaagaagaagaagcagaggagaGGCAAAAGAAGCAGGGGAATGACATAAAGGTGAGGTGTAGGTATATGACAGGAGACATCTAGTGATGTGATCAAGTTTTGCTTCATGGTTACAGAAGCCTCTATGACTAAAGAAGCATGACCCACTTAGCAGCCGCGGAGGATATTCTGAGCAcaccaatagaaaaaaaaatcacatcccAGAGATTAAAGAGACATAGAGATGAAACAGTAGCAGAGAGGGGAAGAGAACCCGAGATCCCCTTAGTCCAAGGACATGCTAGATAgaccagagagagagatgaatgaGGAAATGCGACATGGCAGGGGGGGGAGCGACTCACCTTCGACCCTGGACGTCCAATTTCTCCCTGGAAGAGGATAAATGAGGGAAGAGGATGGGATGGAGAAAGAGATGGGGCGCTCATTAGAGCAGAGAGTagcacaaggacacacacagaaatacttCTATAGCAAAATAAATTACAGCAATATATTTCACAAAATACCTTCTCTCCTTTTGGTCCCCGTATGCCTGGTAATCCACTCTGACCCTGAAATATGAcaccaaatatatatatagctcAAAAATCCCATGATAAGGGGTTAGGGTTACTGTTTATCAATACTAaaacagtaatttgtttttatttccatcttcTGTCTTAAAATAGCTACAGCAGATTGATGACTGATGGATGTACTATGATTtaatcacacaaaaaaatcacagttgATCCCTGTGTGAGGTTTATGGCACTGTGATATTGATATTTCACTTTGAAGCAAGGCTTTACCTCTGGGCCACGGGGTCCTGGTGGTCCTGGGGGTCCAGATGAACACCCTGGTATCACAGGTGTTTGCTTTATCTGCTCCTCTTTTCCAAGAATAGGTGGCTCTAACATGCTGTTACCGTCCTTAAAACACAGATATAGAAAATTTCAGAAGAGCTTTTAAAGGAGCAGCTTACAGTTGGCATTcatatgtgtgtataatgaAGACCTACTGGGCTGCCGCGCTTCCAGAGCTGAGGCGGTGGAGGGAAGAGTGGTGGCGGAGGTGGTGACGTGAGACAACAGGGGTCAAACCTCATCGGCTCATCAAGCAACCGGAGGGCTGACAGTAACAAGTAAGACACCAGCATTCATCACTTACACACTGCCGTGATGGATGACACCAGTGAAAGATGCACGTTTCATTATTaccaaacacacccacacacacgggCACACCTGGATATCCTACCTGAGTGGGCAGACAGGATGCTGTCCATATAAGGGGGACGGGATAAAGCCCATGCAGGACACAGTAGAATGTGGAATGACACTGCAAGTTTGACCAGATCCATGTTGCTTCTTTACTCTTTACTCCTAAAACCCACAGCACAacctgtgtcacacacacatacactctacATCCCTGCTGTCTATTAATGCTCTCACTGTTAGCCGTCACATTTCCTTACTCCCTCTTGAGGGTGTCACTATTTGATTACTTTCTCAATTCAGTCCtaagcatctctctctctctctctctctctctctctctgctcacaGCGTAATAAACTTGTTGCAGCTTCACACTGCAGCAGATGCAGCCGTGCACCAACCCTCCTTAGCCCTATATGCCAGAATTCTACACACTCAGACTGTTATATGCTGGTTCCTAGAAACATTTAGAGTAAGCTCACATTTTATCTGATGAATGTGGGTGTGTGATAGTGGATGTAAGAAAATCATAGAAAAAATGCTGATCCCGTCTTGAACCACGTGTGTTTTGCAGAAAAGCTGCTGCATGGCTCTAAACCCACTATTTTATCTAATGAAACGTGCATCCTGTTTAATGTCTTTATGATCCATCAGCTTTGCATGGAAGCCATGCAATTCCCATCCACGGCTTACCTGCGGATCTCCCTTACCTTCCACTTGTCTGGCGCTCCTCTAACCTAAATGAAACGCGCTGTGTTCAGTGTGGCTCCTCTGACATTTCCCGTGTTGTAGCCAATCTGGGCCGCTAATAAATCGGATCCACTTAACGACCCGCTTCTTTCTCTTCACCGGTCAATAACAACACAATTGTGTAGAGGGAGGACGTTTTCCTGCAGCGCTAAATGCCCAGCAGAGGTCACTGAGTGGAGCCAGTAGCAGCTCAGACGCAGTGTGTCTGGATCAGAATCAGTTGTGTCATCTGGATCGACCTCAGTAGGGCTAGTTGGACAAATGGATGGCTGTGCCACCTTCAATCTGCATGCTTTCACTCGTCTTGCATATTTTCTGTGCACACGATGTGAGAGGGAGATGGCGTCATCTGCTGGAATTTTTAGTCAATAGgagaattacattttctttccactgaaaaatgttttactgaagtAATAGCCTGTTTGTATGATGTATGTGCAGAGTTTGCAAGAACAGCGAGAGTTTATTTAACTAAATgtatcagacagtggaagaaactaaatatttctatttgaaATACGGTGGAGAATAGCAGTAGTGGTACAGCGTACATTTAATCAAGTTATGTGGACAAAGAACAATTATCAAGGTTCGTATGTAGTCGGTCATCAAGATGAGATTActgaagcatttaaaagaaTCTACATgtttaaatgactaaatttaatACTTAATGGCCCTTCATGTATACAAACGCATTTGTAAAGTGAGTATACATTATTTTGGACCAAAGATTTCTATGTAGTTGTTGGTAAACCAAATGTGCCATGCTGTGCATGCCAGGATTCAGTGTGATAACCCCTGAATGCCCCTGTCCTTCCTCTCATCTGTTAGTAAAAACAGTGACCTGCTGTATAATTCATTATGTGCAACACTATGTGACAGAGCTCCAGAGTCAAACTGGACTCTGGCTCTTCAGAACAGATGGTGaatcaaagaaaacatgtaaGCAAAAATATGGTATTTGACTGAAAGGGCCGTCTCCTCTCTGGGCAGTGGTATTTGTTATTGGTAGAAAGATACAAAGACTGAGCACAGTGTTCTAAAtcaaacaatatatttaatgatttgatccaATGAAGATATGGAGAAGGAGGATGACCAGAGTACAGAATCCTGAGTGTGTTGATTGGAGAACCCCAGAGAGGGTGAAATTTAGGAAGTATAGGAAAAGTGAGTGTCTTCTTTAAGCTTTTTCACCCTCTAGTGGTGGATCACTGCACTGAAGAAGCCCTGCCAGAGGCTCCATGATCCTTTATAGCCGCGGCATTACGTGATGTACAAccctttgcatttatttatttgtattagcTACAGTTTTGGAACAATTATACATAACATTAAGAGCACACTCAGAAATCAATTTAGAATCAAACatcttttgtattttctgaggCTCatatacttttactttcattCAATAGGGATGCAGTATGTTGCTTTTAATCACATAATACATAAGACACTTGTAGCTTTGCAGTTTTTCACTTCTATccacatgtttgttttcatgcacaTCTGCAGTTTAGTTGATAGTCAATGGCCAGTTTTTGGTTGAATCAAAATACATTTGGTGAGGTTGTTCACTTTAAGGAGTTTATTTTGCATTATATCAGCCAGAATTAGATGATGGTTTTATTAGAAAAGATACACGTATAAGGGAAGAACCCTTACTGTGTGATTCAGCATCCATGTCAGAGGCACAGCTTTCTGCTGCTGCCCCGAGATAATGGTGGTGATGGGTCTGCTACTGTAAATTCTAGCCTCACTATGCCATTTATGGCTCCCATATGAGGTCTGAGGTCATATAGATAGTGTCCATCTGTTTATGATGGAGGTCAGGTgggatttaagaaaaaaaaacacataacacacacacacacaaatttgtaaatggaaaacacacttgaattgcttgaattttatttataattattaaagatGCATTTTCCATCAATATAATATAGCTTtattaaatagtaaaaagaaaaaaaatgtttgagtcTCTTCAGctgttttcaaaacatttgactttaaacaattttctttacagtaaaaccatttctatgtatatatacatgCTACTGTACAGTCCCCCTCATCCTTTAAAGGTTTTTCCTTCcatctccacttcttctgaGCTGGTTGGAAAGTTAAACCCTTCATTCCTGTGGGAGAAAAATTCACACTTTGTATTATTCATACCTAAACCCCCAGACCTTTTCCTCGACAGACTGTTGACAGATCTGGGTCTTTGGCGAAAGGATGATGTGGACACCTTATCCCCACATGACCCGATGAAGGAATAAGAGACTAAGTGGACTGTGACTTACTGCATGGATGACACAACACTGATTAAATACACATCTGCAAAATTATGACGCAATATTTATTGGAAATctgtataatatataatgttATGAAGGACAAGGGTTGCCTACCAGTGCATACCAGTGTTCAATAACTGTTCACTGGCCAGAGTCCTAAGAAGGCCCCAGTATGGTGTATTTCTCCCAAATCTCTGCGGCAGCACTGGGTTTGGTGCTTCACGGACTTCAGGACACTTGGCACATGTTCGAGTCACTGCCCTGGACCTTCCAAACCTCTGGGGCATGTTGGGGGTTGAGTTTGGTGCTCTGTCATCACCAGGATCACTCCACCTTCCAAAGCGCATGGGCATGTTGGCATGGAGATGGAACGGTTTGGCAGTAGGCGGGTAGAGTTTGATGATTGTGGGGAGGCTGATTTTGCTGGCGGTTGGGGTCACATGCAAGTTGAAGCTCTCAAGATCCAAACTCCTGCGGATTTCACCTTTTGTCTGGAAACAGCAATGGTTGAATTTTAGATCAGTATGTTCTGTTAGTTGACATAAATTTAACTGGCATTAAACAACCTATTTAATAATAACTAACTACtattttgatgatcatttaataATGTGAGCcactttttattccaaaatacattcaaaacacatcttctgttgttgcttttctttttcatttgtactagtaaactgaatatttaacCACCTCAGGCTCCTGGAGGTAATAATGGACATTTTCTAttgtttagttttacattttgttgaaaaccaactgattaataaaaataatatttataataatattcttTATGCAGGCCTTAGGTTTCACTAATGTTCCCCAATTTGACTTACATCATATTAGCTATTTATCAAGCCTAgtgtacagtaaattatttattcaattgGCTGTGAAAtacaatgaaatacaaaaatggtTTGCTGCTGTTCGATAAAAGAAAGTATAGATAAAAAAAGTTGTTAGAATTATTTCTGGTGTTATGTTTTACAAACATAAATTATGCCCACTCctccacaaaaaaaactaaacttgacAGTTCcacatattttacagatttcatAATCAGTTTTGTCTCTTCAACaccacaaaataatgaaaaattgttATTCCAAGATTCCATAGTAGTACTTTCAGCATGGAACAGGagaattttgtaattttaagtgTCATTCTAAGTATGTCAGTGTGCATAATTAAACGATTCTTACCAATTGCTGTGGCTGTTTCCTCACAGTGTTTCCTCTGTCATCGTAGCTCACCAAAGTTTTATCACTGTGTAGTGACGTTCCATAGAGTTGGAGGTCAGTTGCTGCTGCCCCTCCAAGCATCAGGAGTGCTGACAGAAACAACATTGTCAACATGTTAACAGCAGGAGACACCTTCTCTCAGGACAGCACCAGGACACATGTCTTATTGCCTACAGTCTTGTTTAAAACACCTCTGAAAACCCACGTCACATGGGCTGTGAGAAagtcacccacacacacaatcaaagtcacatacacacatatgtcCTCAGCCTAATTTAAACGGAACAAATACCTGACTTTGTAATTATCCAGTTCTGAACAACATATTTGAAAAGGCATGTGTGTCCTAATTAGGCTGCTGCACGAATTTGTTTGGTTCCATTACTGTTGTTAAagaagaaggaaggaaagaagagaTTATAACAATACTAATTTTGAACAGGTCTTTTATGGAAACACTCAATGGCAGTACCATTCAAATGTAACTTGAACATACATGTTTCCTTTTATAACATTCAGTTCACGGTTTGGTTTTTCACCAATTTCCTTTCAAACTGTAGCTGAACTTGACAACTTTATTGTacatatattgttatatttttggGAATATGCCCCACTGTTTATTTAGACTTACACATATTTGTTAACAAATGGAAAGTTGCAAGTAGAACAGAGCTGCTTGACACATACAATCTGCACAACAAACATGTGGAATACCAACAGCCTTTTGTTACctggattttttaaattgtcagaAGTGGATAAGTTATTGTCCTTCATAAACACAATTTTGGTATTTTGGAAGTAGCCAGAACAGCTTGCACCTGGTCTGACTACAACAGAGGGGTCAATGTAGACCATTTAACATTGCAAGAGGATGACACAAAAGACATGGTACATACTCTATATTTCTGTTACAGTAAAGGTGCAAGGCCTATAATTTGGATGTGACCTTATTAAATATGATCCAAATAGTACTTAGATTTACTCATGCTATGtcttgttgctgtgtgttttggtgtaCTTTGGTGCAAACCTCTGAGCACTCAGTATAGAGAGAGGTATTGTATATTTCCAgtctctgtttgttttagctGCTATTCATTCAGTAAAGCTTCTGCATCTACTGTAGCAACCGCTGGGCAATTAAGCTTTGACAAGTATTTGCAGGAGCGGGAATGACGTCACCCACCATTCCTGATTTGAAGGTGTCAATAGTGTATTTAGATGCACTCACACAAATTACTCACTAAAGCTATATTTACACCATGGCAGACACAATGTGAGGAATGCCTGGTGTGAGACATGGGGTGATAATAACAACCCTCAGGAAACATTAATTTGATCCATGCATCGTGACCCTGACAGTGTTGCCATTTCCCATGTTGCCTTGTCCAGTCCCACCTTTGAGCACACAAAGCATTTATCACATagactcagcagcagcagaggatcCAAATCACATCTGGTTTTAGTGATTCTGTGTTAAccttaagatgtttttttatggctttagtttcaGTCTATCTTTCTGTATTATCATGTACCTTCCACCTCTCCTCAGTCGTTCTCTTTGTGCGTTCCCTCTCTGACCCTGGCCCCAGATTGCAGACTATGGGGTTTGGGATTTACGATCCTGTCTCTGACACTTATCCAGGGCCTAATTCGCAGAGGGTTTCCCCATACCTCAAAGCTCTCCCTTTGTTCTTTCCCCAAGCACTCCCTCAAAGACCTTGTTCTCTGCCACTGTAATTCTCTCTTCTTAATGTTTCTAATGTGCATCCCTCGCCACCCTGGCGGCCTTTTCATCTTTccattttcctgcatttggcctCCTCTCACTCCCCATCCTTTCTGCCCCTCCAACCTGTCCTTCTGGACTTAAATACACCACTGCAAGTTTGATTTAATACAACTTAACCTTCCCTAAATAGCGTGCTCAACTCAACTAACCCTTCATTTATGTTTCTTATGTTGTATATTCTGTATTTGAAACATGACTTTcctcttaaaatattttctgtcttaTGATTGAGATTTGTGGACCTTAGTAAAACTGATCAGAATCAGGATAGACTCGGGAAGCATGATATAGAAAGTGGCCATCCTGACTCTTGATCCTTGCCCATCTCCGTGTCTGCAATCTGACAGTTTTCCAAGAATTCCTTTCCAAGAATG
The nucleotide sequence above comes from Channa argus isolate prfri chromosome 1, Channa argus male v1.0, whole genome shotgun sequence. Encoded proteins:
- the wu:fc38h03 gene encoding acetylcholinesterase collagenic tail peptide isoform X1, which codes for MDLVKLAVSFHILLCPAWALSRPPYMDSILSAHSALRLLDEPMRFDPCCLTSPPPPPLFPPPPQLWKRGSPDGNSMLEPPILGKEEQIKQTPVIPGCSSGPPGPPGPRGPEGQSGLPGIRGPKGEKGEIGRPGSKGRTGAPGLPGKQGFPGWPGPEGPKGEKGDAGLMGLPGLRGPPGTKGLPGYKGEKGARGESGSSGPKGDKGSIGLPGMLGQKGEQGPKGEPGVPGKRGPTGRPGKRGKQGMKGETGAPGVMGPPGPPGPNGQPGPPGPPASGLYLVGEKGEKGLPGPPGNCDCDRANNAPFGSYTQRGGPSKVPAIFVISSEEEMKRLYLDNAIAFRKDQRILYFKDKDGWKAIQPFQPFQSTEKLPERIGVCGDGKVQAQHGEECDDGNQIVTDSCLNCKWAYCGDGYRHEGMEECDGKDFGYQTCKSYLPGSFGQLRCTDACLIDSTGCKYFT
- the wu:fc38h03 gene encoding acetylcholinesterase collagenic tail peptide isoform X2 — encoded protein: MRFDPCCLTSPPPPPLFPPPPQLWKRGSPDGNSMLEPPILGKEEQIKQTPVIPGCSSGPPGPPGPRGPEGQSGLPGIRGPKGEKGEIGRPGSKGRTGAPGLPGKQGFPGWPGPEGPKGEKGDAGLMGLPGLRGPPGTKGLPGYKGEKGARGESGSSGPKGDKGSIGLPGMLGQKGEQGPKGEPGVPGKRGPTGRPGKRGKQGMKGETGAPGVMGPPGPPGPNGQPGPPGPPASGLYLVGEKGEKGLPGPPGNCDCDRANNAPFGSYTQRGGPSKVPAIFVISSEEEMKRLYLDNAIAFRKDQRILYFKDKDGWKAIQPFQPFQSTEKLPERIGVCGDGKVQAQHGEECDDGNQIVTDSCLNCKWAYCGDGYRHEGMEECDGKDFGYQTCKSYLPGSFGQLRCTDACLIDSTGCKYFT
- the npvf gene encoding pro-FMRFamide-related neuropeptide VF yields the protein MLTMLFLSALLMLGGAAATDLQLYGTSLHSDKTLVSYDDRGNTVRKQPQQLTKGEIRRSLDLESFNLHVTPTASKISLPTIIKLYPPTAKPFHLHANMPMRFGRWSDPGDDRAPNSTPNMPQRFGRSRAVTRTCAKCPEVREAPNPVLPQRFGRNTPYWGLLRTLASEQLLNTGMHWNEGFNFPTSSEEVEMEGKTFKG